Genomic segment of Gopherus flavomarginatus isolate rGopFla2 chromosome 2, rGopFla2.mat.asm, whole genome shotgun sequence:
TTTCTACAGTTACTCAGTTTGAATTTTGTTTCTAGTCCTTACTTGTGTTTTCATCAGTAAACTTCCAACTTCAGAATGAGTGCGTTTGGGTCTTTGCCAAGAAGCCAGGGTCTCTTTAGAAAGCCAGTGACTCTACACACCCTCCCACCTCTGAACCTTTTTATCAcaatttcactgtcagacagtgaaggagtttaacACCTTTAACTCTTTGGGCCCCTGCTATCAATACAATAGCACCAAGACCATGTATCGCGTGGGGATAGGTAGGTGCCGAAGGAAGGGCTTGTCTGCAGCCAGGCAGTTGAAACTGTCAACCAGATTGGCAGGGACAGAACAGGGGTTTAGGTGTCTGAGCAGCTGACTTGGTACACCTGGTTGATGGGCCAGAGCTCAGTGCCTCCCTCTATTCAGGAGCCACAGCCTCaaaccctctcccagagccaggcaccTATGCCAAGTTAGCTGCCTACATAGCCCATGTCCTACTAGCCAAACCCACATCTCTCTCTGTGTCACACAATTCCTGGCTCACCCTATTTTCCCATGGCCCCAGTTGTCCTTTGCGGGGACCAGTCTCTGGCTTATCTCCTGTGAGGGCTGGCAGGTAAGAGGTGTTAGGCATGGTGGAGAGGCCCTACAAGATTAAGCTGGGGAGATAGTCGCTCCCCTGACTAGTTTGAGAATTCTGTTTCCGGCACCTCTGGAGTTTCAGCTTCAGCTCAGCCTTCAGGCAGCTGGGGAGGGCTTCAGCACCTTGCCGGCTTTGCAAGAGCCAATTGGAGGAAACATTGGCCCCTATAGGCACTGTCACACTGTGGGACGACGGCACCTGTATTCCCACtgtgtggtccagcaagggcatcaATCTTAGGCTTCTAGCACCCAGTCATCACACCTCCTTGGCAGAGACCCCCACCTCTCTCCCTCCCGACGGGGGactttccaggctgcacagttccctcccGCAGCCCACTCTGACCCAAACGGCCTGCATCTGCGCTTTGCTTCCTCTTCAGAGCCGGAACCCTCAATGATGATTAGTTACTATCCAGCTCTTTCTGCTCAAGCACAGTCATggttaaggtgaaagcattacagagaaatcaCATTCCCAGCAAGACAAGAACCCACACGTGAGGGAGGGTGACCATGCTACAAAGCTGAAGTCACCCAGCTCCAGCCAAGGGCTCTGGCAAGCATCAGTCCTTCTAGCCCTTCCCTAAGGagtgcccccacccaccccaaactATAGTACAGACAGTCCCTGGGCCACAGAGATATGTAAACTTCATACAGTCAAAGCTCCCAACAGTACAACAGGGCAGTGCCATATATGTCACAACCATCTATAGGGTCACATGCCTCTGGGTCTGGTATTTGGTTCCTAGTCCCCTCCCTAATCAGGCACTTCCCCTACTCCCCCTCAAAACAGCAACCCGGCCCTTTATCACAGCTTTTGTGCTCTTATCTTAGACCTCCACCCTACAATCAACAGCTCTCAACCCTCAAAACCATCATGTTCCCTCACTTGCAGACTGAAAGGGGTCTCTGCAGAGAGAGATGAGAACTGAGCTGGGACAATGGCAGTTTATTTCCAGAGGTGACACATGAAATGGTGAATCAAGCAGCCAGAGCTCACCAGACAGCACGGTTGGTATTTACTAGAAAGGTTGGAATTTAATTTTCAAATTCAAGACAAGTATAAACAttctaacaaaacaaagagcagagAAACAGAGCATTCCCCAGTCACTTCTCTTACAGAGAGAGTTTGGCAGAGGAATATGCTCAGCACCATTCACACCGAGATCAAGGGCTGCTCTAGCTGGGCTGAATGGAATCGATGGAACAGAGTCCAGGGGTTAATGGAGCCGGGGGCTGGTTTCAGGGATCTCTGGGGCTGGTCTCCTCGCTCTCTCCTCCTGTCTCCATCTCGCTGCTCCCCGGTTCCTTTCCCTCCGTGGGCAGGTTTCCTTCTCCTGCCTTCACCCCCTGGCACACACTGATGGGAATGTCTCTCCCCTGCGCCGCTGGCAGGGCCAGACGTGGCGCCTCGATGCAGAGCTGCCCatcctgggacagggagcagagcacGGCCTGCACGTTCACGTCTTCCGGCAGGAGAGTTTCTCTGCGGATCTCTCTGTATTCCTGGGAGCAGACTCCAGCCTCCGACTCCGTTCTCTTCTCACGCTTCCCCGTCACCGTCAGCTTCCTCCCGTCCACTCGCACCATCAGCTCAGCTGGGGAGAAGCCGCTCACGTCCATGGAGAGCTGgtacctctccttcccctgcgCCTGGGACCCgggctccttcccagcaccctCAGCCAGGGTCTGGCTGCTCTGCCTCGGGGCCCTGCTCCCCTCGCCCTCCCCGCAGAGAAGGGGATAAGCCAGGAGGAGGGAGTGTCTCATTCGCTCCATCTCGTCCAGGTGCGTCTGCACGTCCCCCACCAGCTGCTCCCAGAGGCTGTGGGGACCCGGCCCCAGGAGGCTGGACGCTGGGGCTCTGCTGCGGAGCCACACGGGGCCATAGTCACGCGACTGCCACACTCGGAGCGGGAACATCCTGCGCGGGGCCGGGAGTCGCTGGTCCGAGTTCAGCTGCTGAgacgctgctgctggagctgcctctgcccggctccctgcctggctgctgctcactGGCTGCGGAGCCCCAGCGCCGCCTTTTCTACCGGGCTGGGGGCGGGCCGGGCACCTCGGGAACCTTCCTGCTCCTGCGGGCTGGGGGGGCGGAGCTCCCGGTCTGGGCTTTGCTGGAGCCTTCGCGATCCCggtgatggggtggtgggggggggcggtgtcTCAGCGCCGGGGGCACGGACTGGAGCCCGGGCGGCGAGGGGGGCACGGGGGCCAGTTCCCGGCCGgtgtcttgggggggggggggttggacagTCGATGTGCGGAGCAGACACGTGAGATTGGCGAACACCCCCACAGCGCGCGTGTAATAAACACTGACAGAGACTCGTGTCAGGTCCTGTTCCGGTCTGGGGGGGGTCACACCCGGCAGCtgtctctgccccccctcccccgcctcagccAGAGCCTAGGAAGAGCCgctgcggggaaggggggggctGAGCAGCAGGGAGAACACCCTCCCCTAGCGCCCCCCCCCCATTCGCAAACACCAGGCAGGAGCTTCAGGGCACCTGAGAAACCCTCCAAGTTTGGCCGCCCCACAAGCGGCAGATCCCGACCCCTGCGGGGGCAGCGGCTGGAGCGAATCTCGGGGGGGGTCACTTTATGCCAAACGTGACTCTGGTTTTTCAAGGGCGGGGCTCTGTAACCGGGAGAAGAAATAGCCCGTTCGCTGGGGGGGCGGCGGGGAGCTCTGCCCGGCGCTGGGCCGGGAGCGGGGGTGTCTGTGCTACCGGGCTCGGACCCTCCCCCTCGGCAGAGCcgcgctgcagcccctgccccggcGGTGAGCCGCCCATCACAGCAGGATCGCGAAGGCTCCAGCAAAGCCCAGACCGGGAGCTCCGCCCCCCCAGCCCGCAGGAGCAGGAAGGTTCCCGAGGTGCCCGGCCCGCCCCCAGCCCGGTAGAAAAGGCGGCGCTGGGGCTGCCGCAGCCagtgagcagcagccaggcagggagccgggcagaggcagctccagcagcagcgtcTCAGCAGCTGAACTCGGACCAGCGACTCCCGGCCCCGCGCAGGATGTTCCCGCTCCGAGTGTGGCTTCGCAGCAGAGCCCCCGTGTCCAGCCGCCTGGGGCCGGGTCCCCACAGCCTCTGGGACCAGCTGGTGGGGGACGTGCAGACGCACCTGGACGAGATGGAGCGAATGAGACACTCCCTCCTCCTGGCTTATCCCCTTCTCTGCAGGGAACGCGAGGGGAGCAGGGCCCCGAGGCAGAGCAGCCAGACCCTGGCTGagggtgctgggaaggagcccGGGTCCCAGGcgcaggggaaggagaggtacCAGCTCTCCATGGACGTGAGCGGCTTCTCCCCAGCTGAGCTGATGGTGAGAGTGGACGGGAGGAAGCTGACGGTGACGGGGAAGCGTGAGAAGAAAACAGAGTCGGAGGCTGGAGTCTGCTCCCAGGAATACAGAGAGATCCGCAGAGAAACTCTCCTGCCGGAAGACGTGAACGTGCAGGCCgtgctctgctccctgtcccaggatGGGCAGCTCTGCGTCGAGGCGCCACGTCTGGCCCTACCAGCAGCACAAGGCAGAGATGTTCCCATCAGTGTCTGCGAGGCGGTGAAGGCAGGAGAAGGAAAGCTGCCCACGGAGGGAAAGGAACCGAGGAGCAGTAAGATGGAGACAGGAGGAGAGAGCGAGGTGACCGGCCCCAGAGATTCCTGAAAGCAGGAACAAAGTTGAACAACTATGGGACTTCTCTGTATTGTCCACTCAGCGTAGCTTGTGCAGCAGATGATATTGATTCTAACACTCCTGTGCCCATTCCAGGCCTTTCAGAATTTATTCCAgctgtgctggaacaatttgtataggaGGGTATTAACAGTCACTGAATCAAACTGTATCCCCTTGTAcacgatggaaaccacttcacacCACGGAGTGAAGCCGtgtccctagttccagcacatcTGATTTACTCCATGTAATTCATTCACTCTGTGAGAAGTGACTGTGCCACCTTTCCTGGTTGCTCGTTGTTGGTGTCTGACATACATAATGTTACCGCTCATTATTgtgaaaaatattaatttctaAACTGTAAATTGTTGCTGGGTGCTGCCTGTGTCTGTCTAACTGCTGCAAATAAACCCACCTCTTTGGCCTTTTATTGTCACTCTTTTCAGTCCAACTTCCAAACTGAACAGTGTGGGCCTGGGTGGGGGCGGGAGAGGTAGGGACCTGTTCGATGTCACACACGATTGAGGACGGGTCCATTTCAtagctccttggagcaggggcAATGGCTGGTAGCGCAGGCTCTCCCAGCAGAGGGTGTCACTTATCGGAATAATTGGTGAGAGAGGGTTTGATAAGCAAAGAGGAGTTAGTGTCCCACATCCTTCAGCTGCCCACTCCACGGGAGGGCTCAGCGTCTGGGAGAGTAAAGGGAAATAACTACAGGGAGTGAAGCACGAGGCCTACCGCTAGGAGCATAAGCAATAGGCTCAGTGAACAGGAGAGAGCAGAGAGGAGGGTTACAAATGGGGGCTGCCTCACTCTTCTCCCCTTCGCAACTTACCTACCCCATCCTGCTTCCCTGAGGCCACGTGCATCAAGAGGGCAGCTTGAGGGAAGCAAGGGGTGGGATTTTTTTCAGCTGTCCCAGTACAACCTCACCTGGTAGTGGCTGGAAAAGAATGGTCACTTACTCTACTGCAACGGTGGCTCATTGAGATGATATGGGcattgcagctcccagtgtgtggggggcggggcatGAGCCCGATGCACATCAGCCGGGAGTGTTTCTGAATAGTTGTTGTGCTGAACTGAGAAACGTCTCATTCGTTTTCATGAAAGAACAGGCGTGACTCAGTTCCCCTTTTTGTCATGTGTTACCTGATGGGTCAGAAAGGGTTAACTTCTTTCTTGAAAGGAGATAAAGCAATGCAGTGACTTGGAGAGGGTGGGTGGGATGGATGAAGCAGCAGGAAGTAACAGCACTAGAGAGTGCTTACTGCAGATGGCTAGATGGATCACCAAGCCAGCCTggcggggtgtgggggagaagtATATGCTGGTTGGAACGGGGTTCAAGAGGCCCAGCAGATTAAGTTTGGAGAATTGTATAAGTGGGCAACCTATGATAGCAGTTGGTtttgggagggcgggggggggtgtcatTCTCACTTGATCCAAGTACTGACATGAGACTTTAGCCAGGGGTCAGACCCTGCTGGAAGGTTGAGGGCCGGACCCCTGCCGGAGATGGGTGACACGCTAAGACAGGCAGGCGTAGATGCTGTTTAGTGTTTTATTACCTGTTTTCTCTTCACGTATTTGTTCTGAATAAATCCTTTCCTTCATGAAGCCTGGCTAGGCAATGGCTCACCGGTCATAGAGACAGGACAGCAAGTGCTGAATTAAGCCTCACTAAGTTGATGACAGTGAGTCCCAAGAGGAAATTACAGCCGAAAGCCCTGGTGTGGAGGAAGAGGAGCGCGATTTCCCACCCGGAGAAAGGTGATGGCTGCAGGCCTCAGATCTGAGCAGGGGCCTTCAAGGAAGCTATGAAAGGGTCGGGTGCAGTTAACCCTGGAACTATGATTGGTGCTTTTGTGGATCCCTGGGCTAGAGGgccactccccaccccttctgccgctgtcctccctgtccccagtcctgctggggagcggggttggggcatgggggcttcCCCCGCTCCCTGACAGGAGCACTGGGTGGGCAGAGCGGGACAAGCCCCAGAACCCCGACCCTGTTCCCCAACATGCGCAGGTGGGTGGAGCAGGTCGGGGCACACCCATTTTTCCAGGACCCCCCCCATTGGCTGGGGCCCCCCAATTGCCCTGTtgtcccagtggctaatccaccactgagtGTGATAGGGTGTCCATCCAGGCCACACATTCCCCCTGTGCCTCCTCATGCTCCCACAAGAGGACATAAAGGGCAGGGTGGACAGACCTCCCTCAGTTCCCTCACAATTCAAAGCCCATGTTGCCAAGGTCTCCAAATGGAGGCCGGGTTGGGGGCTCCCCATGGATTATGCCATCCCAGAGAATGACAGTTGCTGTGGGGCGAGTAGCAGTTCCCTGTTGCCGTATGCGTCCGTGTGGATTCTGATTGAGGTGACTGGAAAGTAGCATCCTCGCTGGATGGTGGGCGGGAGGCGTTTCAGCTGCCAGTCAAACAGGAATCGAAGTACTGCTCTCCCAGCCtgtgctgctctcctgcccttgGCATCTGACCTGGTTACCACGTCTACAGCATAATGTTGAACAACAGGCAGTGAAGTGCTCCACCGTGCAGCTAGCAGACCCTCGCACCTACCTGACGCAGGCAAAAGATGCTGCTGGTGACACGCACCTTGTCACTCAGAGGGGGAGGCTTGGCAGCTCTCTGATGGCAGGGGAAATGCCCTGTGAGATCAACTTAGAGAGGCTCTGTGATGAGATGGCTTAGCCAGAAATGGCCACAAAGAGCCAGGGAGACAGCCTGAGGAAGGGTGTGGTGTAGTTAAGGAAACAGAGCAAACACTGACCATGTTCAAAGTACATAGCACCTTTTCGCCTAGCGTTGAATGCGGCTTCAAGACTGGCAGGCAGGGCAATTGCTCAGTTGTgggagaggaatagctcagtggtttgagcattggcccgctaaacccagggttgtgagctcaatccttaagggggcaatttggggcaaaaatctgcctggggattgatcctgctttgagcagggggttggactagatacctcctgaggtccctgccaaccctgatattctataaagaTATAATTCAATTGTGAGTGCGTGACACACCAATATTGCTACAAGATGGGCTTTGTGAGTTAAAATGCTAATCCAGCATGGTTTAGATAGGCATCTCAACCAGTCCCTGCAGCGTATGTGACAAGGGTCAGCCCAGAATGGGGGATAAGAGAACAGCCTCCCTTCCTGTACATTCACTGGGTCTAGCTCCTACATGAGCTTTCACAGGGTTTGAGGTGTGCCTATGACACTCTTGTTTGTGTGACATGTGCATGGGAAACATACAGTAAAAGCCACATGTGAAGTCTGGCAAGCAGTGTCACATACATacagcaacagagtcctgtggcatcttctAGActaaacagacgtattggagcataagctttcatgggtgaatacccactttgttggattcgacgaagtgggtattcacccatgaaagcttatgctccaaaacatctgttggtctagaaggtgccacaggactctgtcgctttacAGATCCTGAtgaacacggccacccctctgatacttgacacatatGTACACACCAGCATGCAGCCTGTGGCCTAGACTTGTACACACCATTGTTGGATTTCATTTTCGAGAGTTTGCAATTGGAGAGGCTAGAACCTAGCCTCTGGGAGGTATGCTCCTGCAGATCGTGAGTGGATCATAGCTCATGCTGAGTCCTGCTTAGAAGAGGGAGAGGACACAGACTGTGTTCTCCTGCTGGGGCCTGCCTCTGACCAGCGAGTCAGCTAGATGTGGGTTTTCTGCCTCCTTAAATTCACAACCAGGTATTTGGTGAATACTTTCCATGCCATGCAGTGTCTGAAGGGCAGAACCCTGCTCCGGTAAAGGTTGGGCCTCACTGTGTATCTGAGGCActttcgggggggagggggacaggttgatggctatgtggaagtactAGCAGATCGGACACTCACCAGATTCTATCTCACTGCCATGGGTGATAAGAGAGACCAGCGGGAAGGTTGGGGCCGTTCCACCCTTTATGCCTTCGTTCAAGAGCATGTGGTCTGGGGTGCACACATGGCCCCAACGGACTGCCAGTCTCATCGACGTGAGGCGCATTTGCACCTACAACAGTTCCCCAAGCATAGAACCCCCAGTGGCCACCTCCACCCCACATGGAAAAGGAGgcaaaacacaaaaaggaagattTTATTACCCAGTGGCTGAGTGCGTCGTAAACAGTGAAGTGTCAAACAGGAACCTGTGACCCTAACAGCCAACTGGCAAAGGGTGCACCCAACACAGGGTTGTCAGAATATTTAGCCAACCTGCAGCTCGTAAGGTATCATATGAGAAGTGGTGACATGctggccactgaaccaaactgtaaaccctggatatgatggaaaccacttcaagctgtggccccagcaaccctagttccagcacccatgtGTAAAGAGGTAGGTACGTGTGCTGGAAACAGGTTCCTAACACAGGGTCAGACCGAGCAATCTGAGTAGAGCAAATAGACAGGTTTGTCCTAGACAAGGGAATGTGGATGTACCAGACTGCCAGGGTCAAGTTCATAAACCAGAGACAAGGAAAGTACATCTACAGGAAACACCACGATCAAACCAACTGGAAGAGCTACTTCACAAGAGGCTGAGGAAGACTTCATGGCATATGCACACCAGCAGGGGAGACAAACTTTATCTGGGGATACACTTCAAACGACTACATTTCAAAGGGCTACCAGACTATAAGGGGAGAGAAAACCCTTTGTTATCCagcacttagggcatgtctatatgGTCATTcaacagggctgtttaattgcagtgtagacgttccgaCTCCGGCTGGGGCCCTGCAAGCCAGGAGGGTCCtaaagctcaggctccagccccaacatctacaccacaattaaacaggcTCTTAGCCCAAGCTTCATAtgccaagtgtagacataccc
This window contains:
- the LOC127045330 gene encoding heat shock protein 30C-like; the protein is MFPLRVWQSRDYGPVWLRSRAPASSLLGPGPHSLWEQLVGDVQTHLDEMERMRHSLLLAYPLLCGEGEGSRAPRQSSQTLAEGAGKEPGSQAQGKERYQLSMDVSGFSPAELMVRVDGRKLTVTGKREKRTESEAGVCSQEYREIRRETLLPEDVNVQAVLCSLSQDGQLCIEAPRLALPAAQGRDIPISVCQGVKAGEGNLPTEGKEPGSSEMETGGESEETSPRDP
- the LOC127045339 gene encoding heat shock protein 30C-like — protein: MFPLRVWLRSRAPVSSRLGPGPHSLWDQLVGDVQTHLDEMERMRHSLLLAYPLLCREREGSRAPRQSSQTLAEGAGKEPGSQAQGKERYQLSMDVSGFSPAELMVRVDGRKLTVTGKREKKTESEAGVCSQEYREIRRETLLPEDVNVQAVLCSLSQDGQLCVEAPRLALPAAQGRDVPISVCEAVKAGEGKLPTEGKEPRSSKMETGGESEVTGPRDS